A window of Roseiflexus castenholzii DSM 13941 genomic DNA:
TCAAGCAATTGTCACAGTATGGTACAGTGTCAGAGTATAGCACATGGCAAGAGCGGCGGTCAAGAAGTGCACAGGGTCCGCAGCGGCGCATGGTATACTGACACACACTCTGTAAGGAAACAACGATGAGCCCGCTTCCAGAAGACCTTGATCTGATCACGCTCCGACGCCAGCTCGACACGCGCATCATCGGCGCCATGCTGATGCGCTATGAGCGAGTGGCGTCCACCAACGACATCGCCAGAGCGCGCGCGCGCAACGGCTATCCCGAAGGATTGGTCGTGCTGACGGAAGAACAATCGGCGGGGCGCGGTCGCCTCGGACGCACCTGGGTGTCAGCCTATGGCGATGCGTTGTTGCTGTCAATTCTGCTGCGCCCGGTCTGGCTTCCGCCAGGCGAGGCGTTCTCGCTCACAATGATGGCCGGCGTCGCCCTCTGCGAAGCAGTTGAACATGTCGCTTCGGTGCGCGCCCACCTGAAATGGCCCAATGATCTGTTGCTGTTTGTCGATGGCAAATGGCGCAAAAGCGCAGGTATTCTGACTGAGGTCAGCGTGAACGGCGATACTCTTGAGTGGGCAGTGGTGGGAATGGGAGTAAACGTCAATCAGGCGCCTGACAGTACGATCAACGGGCGTAATCTGCAACAGACGGCGACATGCATCAGCGCTGCGGCTGGTCAACGCATCTCGCGCACCGCCCTGCTCGAAGCATTGCTGACAACGCTCGATGAACGCTACGCACAGATTCGGTCAGGTGAGCGCGCGGCGCTGTTCGCCGCCTGGCGTGCGCGCCTGATGCACATGGGTGAACCGGTGACCGTGACGCTGCCCGGCGGCGAGTTGCACGGCATTGCAGAGGATGTCGCCCCCGACGGCACACTGTTGCTGCGCGACGCCACCGGTGTTCTGCACGCCGTACACACCGGCGATGTAGGATTCTGACGGGGATGGTCGTCCCGACGCCGCGTTGTCCTCATCTCCCCGTCCCCTTCTCCCTCGAACGTTTAAAGGCGGACCGAACCCCCGTGCGCACCCGCCCCGCCCACCGTGGGACCGTGGGACCCGCGCGCGCGGCGCCGGACTCCCCGCTCCCGCGTGCAGGAGCGGGGCAGGGGAAGGGTCAAACTCGCGTACCGGACCTTTGACTGGTTGGTGAACTCCCCGCTCCCGCAGCGCGGGAGAGGGGCAGGGGGTGAGGGGATTGCTTCGCCGCCTGCGGCGGCGCGCAAGGACCGCGCACCCCGGCACGCCCGGCGAGGGACGGATGGTGAGATAATATGTTGTACTAGCATACTAGTATGGTGAACACCAGCACTCCTACCGGGGGATGGACCCGCGCGCGCGGCGCCGGACTCCCCGCTCCCGCGTGCAGGAGCGGGGCAGGGGAAGGGTCAAACTCGCGTACCGGACCTTTGACTGGTTGGTGAACTCCCCGCTCCCGCAGCGCGGGAGCGGGGCAGGGGGTGAGGGGATTGCTTCGCCGCCTGCGGCGGCGCGCAAGGACCGCGAACCCCGGCACGCCCGGCGAGGGGATTGCTTCGACCGGCTGCGCCGGTCTCGCAAGGACAGTGTGCTTCGACCGCCTGCGGCGGTGCGCAAGGACCGCGCACCCCGGCACGCCCGGCGAGGGGATTGCTTCGACCGGCTGCGGCGGCGCGCAAGGACCGTGAACCCCGGCACGCCCGGCGAGGGGATTGCTTCGACCGGCTGCGCCGGTCTCGCAAGGACAGTGTGCTTCGACCGCCTGCGGCGGTGCGCAAGGACCGCGCACC
This region includes:
- a CDS encoding biotin--[acetyl-CoA-carboxylase] ligase, with the translated sequence MSPLPEDLDLITLRRQLDTRIIGAMLMRYERVASTNDIARARARNGYPEGLVVLTEEQSAGRGRLGRTWVSAYGDALLLSILLRPVWLPPGEAFSLTMMAGVALCEAVEHVASVRAHLKWPNDLLLFVDGKWRKSAGILTEVSVNGDTLEWAVVGMGVNVNQAPDSTINGRNLQQTATCISAAAGQRISRTALLEALLTTLDERYAQIRSGERAALFAAWRARLMHMGEPVTVTLPGGELHGIAEDVAPDGTLLLRDATGVLHAVHTGDVGF